A genome region from Nodosilinea sp. FACHB-141 includes the following:
- the kefC gene encoding glutathione-regulated potassium-efflux system protein KefC: MHSEDLFFQAFIYLTAAVLSVPVAKRLGLGSVLGYLIAGVIIGPFVLGLVGEQQDDVMHFAEFGVVMMLFLIGLELRPSLLWQLRGPILGLGGLQVAVTTGAIALIALLAGLPWTMALAIGMILSLSSTAIVLQTLNEKGLMKTEAGQASFSVLLFQDIAVIPMLALLPLLEMGQTAIGPHAAVLVATAEASGGLPAWQRTLLVMGAVGGIIVVGRFLMRPVFRFIADTRLREMFTATALLLVIGITLIMQMVGLSPALGTFVAGVVLADNEYRHELETDIEPFKGLLLGLFFISVGASIDFNVLASQPLLILGLVIGLMLLKGLVLVALGRFFRQSLSQNLLFAMALAQGGEFCFVLFSFAQQSRVLPTTVTAPLVVVVALSMALTPLVMIANERLVQPRFVSQGEQREPDTIDDGETPVIIAGFGRFGQIVNRLLVANGIQTTVLDHDPATIDLLRQFGHKVFYGDSSRIELLYAAGAAEAKLFVMAIDDVERSLQTIDLVKQHFPHLKILARAIDRRHAYELLRRDVDVVERETFESALSLGAEVLKLLGFRAYHAHRAARIFRHHDIKAMHEVAETEMDMPKLVAKSQQLAADLKEVLQSDSFDLPREVDQAWDTTALKKYGA; encoded by the coding sequence ATGCATAGCGAAGACTTATTTTTTCAGGCGTTTATCTACCTCACGGCGGCGGTGCTGTCGGTGCCCGTGGCCAAACGGCTGGGGCTGGGGTCGGTGCTGGGCTACCTGATTGCGGGAGTGATTATCGGCCCCTTTGTGCTGGGCCTAGTGGGAGAACAGCAAGACGACGTCATGCATTTCGCCGAATTCGGCGTGGTGATGATGCTGTTTTTGATTGGCCTAGAGCTGCGGCCTTCGCTGCTGTGGCAGCTGCGGGGGCCAATCTTGGGGCTGGGGGGCTTGCAGGTGGCGGTGACCACCGGGGCGATCGCCCTAATTGCCCTGCTGGCGGGCCTACCCTGGACTATGGCCCTGGCCATCGGCATGATTTTATCGCTCTCGTCGACGGCGATCGTGCTGCAAACCCTAAACGAAAAGGGCCTGATGAAGACCGAGGCGGGGCAGGCCTCCTTCTCGGTGCTGCTGTTTCAGGATATTGCCGTGATTCCCATGCTGGCTCTGCTGCCCCTGCTGGAAATGGGCCAGACTGCGATCGGCCCCCATGCGGCGGTGCTGGTGGCTACTGCCGAGGCCAGTGGAGGCTTACCCGCTTGGCAGCGAACCCTGCTGGTGATGGGAGCGGTGGGGGGCATTATTGTGGTCGGTCGGTTTTTGATGCGGCCAGTGTTTCGGTTTATTGCCGATACGCGCCTGCGGGAGATGTTTACGGCGACAGCCCTGCTGCTGGTGATTGGCATCACCCTGATCATGCAGATGGTAGGGCTATCGCCTGCTCTGGGCACCTTTGTCGCCGGGGTGGTGCTGGCCGACAACGAGTATCGCCACGAGCTAGAAACCGACATTGAACCGTTTAAAGGCTTGCTGCTGGGCCTGTTCTTTATCTCGGTGGGGGCTAGCATCGACTTTAATGTGCTGGCGAGCCAGCCCCTGCTGATTTTGGGTTTGGTCATTGGGCTGATGCTGCTCAAGGGGCTGGTGCTGGTGGCCCTAGGCCGTTTCTTTCGGCAGTCGCTGAGCCAAAACCTGCTGTTTGCCATGGCCCTGGCTCAGGGGGGAGAGTTTTGCTTTGTGCTGTTTTCCTTTGCCCAGCAAAGCCGGGTTTTACCGACGACTGTTACCGCACCACTGGTCGTGGTGGTGGCCCTGTCGATGGCCCTTACTCCTCTGGTGATGATTGCCAATGAGCGGCTGGTGCAGCCCCGCTTTGTGAGCCAGGGCGAGCAGCGAGAACCCGACACCATCGACGATGGCGAAACTCCAGTGATCATTGCGGGCTTTGGGCGCTTTGGCCAGATCGTCAACCGCCTACTGGTTGCCAACGGCATTCAGACTACGGTGCTAGACCACGACCCGGCCACCATTGATTTGCTGCGTCAATTTGGCCACAAGGTGTTTTATGGCGACTCGTCGCGCATTGAGCTGCTTTATGCGGCGGGGGCCGCCGAGGCCAAGCTGTTTGTGATGGCGATCGACGATGTGGAAAGGTCGCTGCAAACCATTGACCTAGTGAAGCAGCACTTTCCCCACCTGAAGATTTTGGCGCGGGCTATTGATCGTCGCCATGCCTATGAACTGCTGCGCCGAGATGTTGATGTCGTCGAGCGGGAAACCTTTGAATCAGCCTTGAGCTTGGGTGCTGAGGTCTTGAAGCTGTTAGGGTTTCGGGCTTACCACGCCCACCGAGCCGCCCGCATCTTTCGCCATCACGACATTAAGGCTATGCACGAGGTGGCCGAAACCGAAATGGATATGCCGAAGTTAGTGGCTAAGTCGCAGCAGCTCGCTGCCGATTTGAAGGAAGTTCTTCAGTCGGATAGTTTTGATTTGCCTCGCGAAGTCGATCAGGCTTGGGATACGACGGCGCTGAAGAAGTATGGGGCTTAA
- a CDS encoding NAD(P)H-dependent oxidoreductase — MTPSNRILVLFAHPALNKSRVNSRLVQAIADLEGVTLHDLYEEYPDFHINVKREQQLLIDHDIVVWQHPFYWYSSPAILKEWQDLVLEYGFAYGHEGTALRGKKCLSAISTGGSNQAYQREGYNYYTITELLAPFAQTARLCGMDYLPPFVVHGTHQLLDGPEISDRAQEYRTLLQALRDNQINWAALPGLTQLNQDLSQVLLAPEVAPHA; from the coding sequence ATGACTCCTTCCAACCGGATTTTGGTGCTCTTTGCCCACCCTGCCCTCAACAAGTCCCGTGTGAACAGTCGGCTGGTGCAGGCGATCGCTGATCTGGAGGGGGTCACCCTCCACGATCTCTACGAGGAATATCCCGACTTCCATATCAATGTGAAGCGCGAGCAGCAGCTTTTGATCGACCACGACATCGTGGTGTGGCAGCACCCTTTTTACTGGTATAGCAGCCCCGCTATTCTCAAAGAGTGGCAAGACCTGGTGCTCGAATATGGCTTTGCCTACGGCCACGAGGGTACAGCTCTGCGAGGCAAAAAATGCCTTTCCGCTATTTCGACGGGCGGCAGCAATCAGGCTTATCAGCGGGAAGGCTACAACTACTACACCATCACCGAGCTGCTAGCCCCCTTTGCCCAAACCGCGCGGCTGTGCGGCATGGACTATCTGCCGCCGTTTGTTGTCCACGGCACCCATCAGCTGCTTGACGGCCCCGAAATCAGCGATCGCGCCCAAGAGTACCGCACCCTGCTTCAGGCCCTGCGCGATAACCAAATCAACTGGGCGGCGCTGCCTGGCCTGACCCAGCTCAACCAAGATTTGAGCCAGGTATTGCTCGCTCCCGAGGTGGCCCCCCATGCATAG